atttaaaaattagccCTCCTAGAAGGTTAATCGTCGGATGAAATGCAAAATTATGAGTGATTCAACCTCTTAGAGTCAGAAAAGTATCCCAAGATAGCCGAGAAAGTATCCTAAACTCAACTAAATTTTAGCCTACAAGGGACTAATTTTAAgttctatatattttttaggctgaatttcaatatattttaagGATTAAAAGTGTAAAAAATAGTCTCTAAGGGACTATAGTAGTTGAAGACTAGGAGACTAATTTTTCTTCCACTCTGGCATGCATTGCGTTTCCTGCACCTTCGGGTATTGTCGTCACGATTCGGATGAGGCCCGAATATTTGGGATGGAtggttagatttttttttcgcgaattattttcattccttcCTATTCTTCTTTGTTTTCAAATTGTCTAACATTTATAGGTCTAACACTTAAGActccaattattccccattatTTGGTAATCTCAATTTCCATACAATCAGCTCAGCGTTGGCTCACACTATCCTCATTATCTATGGTCATCAACCTGAAGTTTCACATATTAAAACGAGAACGGGTGCATCGTCCTAGTCTTAGCTTTGCACTTTCAACAAGTTTATTTTCTACTTTTCTCTTGTCGGAAGTAGTAATAGTTTACATAAAATGAGTGCTAAATGCTATCAGTTaccatttgtttgcaacgcaGATAATCTATTTAATAACTTAAAAACGAAGTTGTTTAgaacttaaataaaaaatggacgaacaatgaattattatttgttttcaGTAATCAAAGGTATTTTAGGTTGATAAATAAATGGCAACaactcaaaataattttatcaggtGGTAAAATGTAGTGCATAAAGTAGACTCAGTAGTAGAGTAGTTTATACTACcaatgacaaaaaattaatttatagtaAATCTGAATGCTTGAAGATAAGAGTAAGTTGATTTAGTGTGTATTTCATGTCATTCTTAACAATTATGAAAAAGATAGTGCTGGATATACCTGAGTGAACTTTGTCATTTTACGATGTTTGTTgatgaacaaatgaaaaaagagCTTTATTATCTATTTTGGAGTCTGAGCAGAATATTCTTAGGACATCTAGTCGCGTCTAATACTAATACGTAAGCAAGTGACAATTTCAAGCCAAGTAGtcatatacatatattcaAGGGATCTTGAGGGATGGTAACGTGATTGATAGTTGATTGCAGTAGGGGTGGAGAGTCGTCACTTCGATCTGAGGATCTGGAAGGACCTTGAGAGTTAGGATGATTGGGACTGTTTTTGCAGGTATTAATTTACCGGaagataaacatttttttaaattctttgaTCAATAATATCCAAGGATTCTGACACGTACTAACACGGAGGATACTATTTTAGTACTATTACTATTACTGAGGGGAATGAAATGTGAAAACCGGAGAGAATATAAATAGGGTCAATTAATAactaagaaataatttttaataatagttttttcatgagaaattTCTCTGCACGACTATATCAAGAAATATACCAGTTCTtcacaaaattattctccagAAACTTCCCACACACGCACCGAGGAAACTCCCGTACATGAATGAATACCCCGAAATCCTTTCTCCACAAGAGTTATTCTCAAATTGTTTGCAAAATAACAAAGGCGATTTCATGTCATGGTACAATTATCACAGAGACGCGAAATGTACCCGGGAAAGAAGAGCTAtgagcaacaaaaaaaaaatgctttcaCCACTGACATTTAATCgttacgtgaaaaaaaaagatcaaaATTGCGTATACCATAAAATTATGAAGTTAAACAGGAAATACCTGAGTGATGTATTCGCTACAAATGGAAAGGATGAAAGGAGTTTTAAAAAACGAGGGTAGGAAAAAGAAAGGATGGAATCCGTTGGTTAGCCTTGGCCCTCAAGCGTCGATGAaagaagcattgcaatcgaGACTCAGTGAGAAAGATACCGAGCATTATGTGACATTCTTGTTCTTATTCGAAGGTATGGGTATCTCGGGGCAAGTTACCTATACAGTTCACACTCTGAAATGAAGAACAACAAAGCACGAAGCATTTACATCATTTATTTCAGAAAGACCTTGCGCAATGCTGAGTGGAAATTCAGTTCAAGTAGCTCTAcgttgtttgaaaatttcaagattATCGAAAACTAGAAACGAAGAATGAGGAATTTCGTCacaaatttttcgtgaaaaacTCTTTTTCCTATGCGAAACCTTTTTGAGTCTGAAATCAAGTTCGtgagatgaataattttcctcaaaatGTTGTGAATTCCTTTATGTCTATTATGGatgttttaaaatatttaaaatatatacaactatattttacaaaaaaaattaggtcGTCATTCCTATTGAACGATACGAGCTAGCAaattttctcccaaaaaaatgtttattgcaAGTAATGTGTATTGTAGTAAATGTTATACAAGTGTGTATgagtattgaaataatttcatttaaataattcattcagtTTGATATAAAATGCTCGTATATTGCAGAGTTGATTATTGGAAGTGCTTGGTATGTGtagacaaaaattaatcgtttGTCCACAGTTGTGtttagtccatgtcagtattttatagtttttctccgaaCAATACCCAAATgtttggaattattttaataaacagaaccagagaagaaacagaaaggaatgagTGAACAAGGGCCTCTTGTGaaatgggtccagagtgtgaAAACTTTTGTCACTAAgggtcagttgatctggagacaccatagaagaaagatataccttctgcgtgcgataaataaaaaattaaagttcatAGTCAAATCGTGTCGATATTATTTAGATAATCCCTCTCCATATATATTCACagttgataataaataaaaacaacaatCTGCCTAGTTACTGTAAACGATTGAGGGAAATATGGAGATAATCGTGTATTGGGACAAGTGTATATAATTCAGTGTACTTTTAATTATGAGAAAGGCAAATtagatgaaataataaatgatttttttttgtttgcaagAACGTCATTAAATATCGAATgagaaatatcgattttttttcccccaatcCTATAACGCGTCGAATAATTCCCTCACATTATCGCCCCAGCTCTGTGCCCCTATCAAATCGcaaaattaaaacaaattCGTATGAAGAATATTTTGATATTAACTCGAACAACCGACCCATTGTAAACGTCACCGAGAAATACGGCAAACACTCCGGTCGTTTATAACCTTAACGATCCAACACGTGGACAACCCAATAGACAAAGGGCCTTGTATGTGGTTCAGACCTCTCACCCTTGACGAACCAAAGGCTAGGGGCACTCTCGAACGGCCTCTCGAGTTAACCCCATCGGATTATCAACCTGGCTGAAATTATATCGATTGTTTCACTGAAACGCATATgttaaaaactgaataaacTTCGTGTCGTATAATTAAATAGTGGGAGATGTTTATTCCCTACATTCGAGAATTTACGATTGGTCGAATTGGGTTGAAGTCGACCGTATACGGTATACCAACTGCATAAAATATCTACGCGCTAGAACATGAAATTTCGCGattcaaatttctttctgaGCATATCAATGACTTCTCTCAGTTACTTCTTCCTCTCACATAAAGTCAACGAATACCATCCGGTTCACACGGGCCTTCCCTGACCACAGTTGTCCCGCTTAATTCGACACTCTCCTCAGacattgagaatttttatgtgacGTAATATATATTCCATTTCTTCTGTGCGCTTCCTCGTATTCTGTTGACATTTACTTGATTTGGCAATCATCCATTTCTAGGTAGAAAGTGGCGTGGCAAAATGAAACTAAAGAACGTAAGCCCTGTATTATTTCTAACGGGACGAGTTTCGAGTTTCACGAGAATATGAATCAGTAAATATCcgcatttcattgaaattaaatctGAGATTCTAGAGTGCATCAATCTCCAGAGTTCACCGGTAATAGACGCTTCATGTGACCCAGTTTCTCCTCTCAATCATAAAGTCGGTCCTCTCGCAACGGTTCTTCTTCAAAGAACTTTCCGGAGTCGTTGATGAAGATAAttgatgattgaaaaatttcgaagtcTGTGATTATTTTGCCATTAGAAGGGCCGCGTGAATATTATTCCTGCCATCACCGACAATTACTCAATCGGATTAGGGTaaagtttcataatttttacagacatttttactatccaattaataataaataaaattccaggagtttaatgagaaaaacgaaacatCGTTGCATCAGTAAGAAAATTAAAGAGGAAAAAACGAGTTTATCTCGAACAATTTCTGTTTCGGGATGTGCTAAACACGACGGAACAGGAAAGACAGAGTTCACGGAtttgatggagaaaaaaaaaatgtaagacCAGTTTTCTTACCGTCTCAGCATCGTTTCCACTTCGCCCCTTACTGCCGGTGATCTCCGACTATTTTCATTCCACGAGTGaccctcacatttttttcactttaattCCTCCATTACCCaactaaaatgaatttttaatttttttttctaataatcCAGGGGCAAATtcagtgataaaaattaaacaccAGAAACGTAGattgagaagaaatttttattcaacatcaAGCGCTTCACTTGGGTGCCAACAAAGGTACACATTCACAACTGACGCGTTCCAGGTATACTGAGGTATACAGAGGATTGGAGTTACATTGTGAGTGGATCGGTGCAGTGCTTGCCCAGAGGAACCCTTCCACCTGCTCGAATCCTCGTTCAATGGAGAACCGCAGGTGGCAGCAGTTTACAACAATAGTTTGAAGAgatgttaaattttttaattatttttggaatataTTGAAACGTCTATAGGTGTGATACCCTTAAAGGCCTTGGTATCCTGACAGGGAGTAATATACTTTGATCGGGTGGATAAGACCAGTATCGTCCTGGAGCTCCTTGGAGTAACATTAAATAACGTAGTTCTTAGTCTAATTGCACACTGATTATTCTTACCCCGCTACTACTTTGCATTTGTTTACCTTGAAATCACTGTCACATGTTCCATGATAATTAGTATTTTGGAACTAAACTTCTGGAGAAACTTCTTTGTTGAAGACTGGCTGAAGTGACAGCAGATAATATTCAAGGAAAAATTGCAACTGCCGAATGTTAATATTTATCATTgttgtatttatttaaatcaatTCAACGCAATTCAGTTTATTCCTTTGATGGTACAAATGTCTTTCTTTCTTTTACATCTGCTTCTaccaaaaaatcaaatcaaccTTCTTCTAATATTCGCTcgatttgttttcatttgaGTTTTTCTGTCAAGAAATTGGATACAAGAATTCAGCGAATTCGTTAAGAAATTCTCCTGCagttttgtttaaataaattcgatCCGAGTAAATAAATTGTATTAAAATTAGAGTCAATTGACTCACGTTTTCACTTTATCTATTATCCTATGActgcaataaaatttaactAGAACACAATCATTATTTCGCTAATATAGTACTGTCGTTGGATCATTGATCTGCGCTACAATAACAACCGTTTCTGTCCTATCTTTCCTCAGAAATGCATTTCTGATGAAAATGAAGACGGCGATGGGAGGAATTAGGAAGCAGGTGCACATGAAGatcctggaaaaaaaaatcagtgaaataaaTACAGATGAAGTCTACGAGGTACAACAATCACTGATTATCTCATTAAATACCAAAACGAATATCCAAGTCTTGCAGTTGATTTGTACTCATCCACAATAGTATCTCTTATTCCAATATTATTCTTTATCCAGAAACTATGATTGCACGCATAAAGAATCACTCCAAGGAGATTAACCGCAAAGGCAACATTAGCTAAGACAGCCATACCCGTTGTGTTCAGGGTCGGTTCTTTCGGACACATAATGCAATTTACCACAGATAATACAAAGAGAAGAAATAACGTGATTAGGGTAAATATCACAGTGGTTAATGTGCTGTAGAACATCCCAGCGTCTAGAAACTCTCCCTTCGCTGTACctgcaaaattgaatgagaaaaagaaaaaaatcttttatcaatattatcaatatggggtgagcatttttatcaacaagacgggaagtttatatagcgttccatatttcttgtgacgtcaaaggaaatcgttggataggattttttggatgaggtaggaaggggaacaggataattctccataattttgcaagaaaaattactgaaaaaatggatagtccagaccgggagtTACTCTACTGAGTTGCcctactgagaaaaaaaaatatttttgtcaagaAGATATGAtttgtagatatttttttaccgaCAGTAGCAGCTGTGCGGTTAGAGTGGAAGACTAGCATGCTTCGAAGGTTTTGGTGGTGAGCGAAAAATGCcccaaaaatgataataaaattgtttattcagtTAGAGTCAATCGAAATAAAAGTACTACACTCACGTCAGTGAGATACCTCGAGATACACCTCGATTTGAAACTCACGTGGGCAATAGATATTAGAAAGGTAATAGAAACAGCTTATGAGGTATTCAAGAGGCTCTACCAACTGTTGGTAAAAGGGTCAAAGGTgtcaaaaaatagtaaaatacTAATatataaattgataataaGATACATTTTGACATATGCAATAGGTGTTTGATGGAGTGCAGCCAATACTCATATAAAAAGACCCCAAATATTCCACAATAAGGGCCTTAAATTAATATTAGTGAAAAACAGATGGACTAGGACTagagttaaagatatgcattAAAGCACAACATCGAAATGAGAAAAAGactacattgaaaaacaagcaatacattttttataaaaatctacTCAACAGTTATTCTTTATGCAAAGATATCGCTCAAACAAAGGCCCACAATGTGCCTGTTAAACAGAAGCACAATTACTGTATAATGATTTAGATATTTATGGTGCTAGCTAAAGTGTCAATAATGCTCATTAATCAACTaaacataattaaatttaccaAGAGTACAAAATAATCGTCAACTACAACTCTAAGAGACTGATTATTTATCTGTAAGAGAATTCTCACAAGTTggttgtttaaataattttccaacaacttATATTTTATTGGTTGATATTAAAGTAATATACGATATTAAATGTAACTACAAAAcatgtttttgaaaaatcgtaaCCGAATAAAtatgagaattattttctacTGATGTTAAATTATATCAGCAGTAGATTAAACTTTGAAAAGTAGGCGCTACTATGGCACCTACTTTTCAAACTACTAGGCGCATGCACACATATACATGTCGACGGGGGCGGTATGAAGGGACTCTACGAATTTGCGCGAagggcacagatactcgaGACCATCGACTAGACGACTGCCTAGGCAATCCAATCGAAGATCCAATTGAAAAAACGTATTGAATTTAGAtaatcaatgatgtcttgTCGGTAATTCAAGAAGGTGAATTGgagttttgaataaatttgtctaacttcccgaagatccaattgaaaaaaggtattgaatttaaataatcaatgatggtttttttttttctgccctAGGGCAGAGTGTAAAATGGTCGAAAGGCTGATTACGCTTCTGGACTAATGAGGACCGTCTAGCGGCAATAAAAGTCAAGTCAAGGCGCTACTATTAagtaaatttataataaattattatctaTATGTTATTTGAGACATAAAGTACATATGATTTTCTAAAAAGGTGTTAATAAATctttggttaaaaaaaaaattgactacgGATCCGGGTTCTATCCCCAATGAGGGTGATTTACAAAAATGTAGAGCCCTTATCTCAGAGTTTCATTACCAAGGGGTAGTCTCGTCAAGGAGGCGACTGTATCTGGACAGGTTTTTCCTTCTGGGTAAGGCTTTCCCTGGTCCTTCAGGAAATGCGGTACAAAGGGTTGGGGTGTGGGATG
The DNA window shown above is from Diachasmimorpha longicaudata isolate KC_UGA_2023 chromosome 7, iyDiaLong2, whole genome shotgun sequence and carries:
- the LOC135164677 gene encoding uncharacterized protein LOC135164677 isoform X2; translated protein: MCLFIQYHNSTVTVIRIIYPLTCLVNENVCAWSCLADADSREKELELLLNNEIPKFNCPPVSASRSLLSRSVLRDDSSTNTSTNGTAKGEFLDAGMFYSTLTTVIFTLITLFLLFVLSVVNCIMCPKEPTLNTTGMAVLANVAFAVNLLGVILYACNHSFWIKNNIGIRDTIVDEYKSTARLGYSFWIFMCTCFLIPPIAVFIFIRNAFLRKDRTETVVIVAQINDPTTVLY
- the LOC135164677 gene encoding uncharacterized protein LOC135164677 isoform X1, with translation MFIKQRKYWELIVACAFLSFVCLIIVSVALGTQEWTTATASVVDSVEDVNDSTINHGLLTGTLIRRILDTPKSYDIYLTCLVNENVCAWSCLADADSREKELELLLNNEIPKFNCPPVSASRSLLSRSVLRDDSSTNTSTNGTAKGEFLDAGMFYSTLTTVIFTLITLFLLFVLSVVNCIMCPKEPTLNTTGMAVLANVAFAVNLLGVILYACNHSFWIKNNIGIRDTIVDEYKSTARLGYSFWIFMCTCFLIPPIAVFIFIRNAFLRKDRTETVVIVAQINDPTTVLY